A genomic window from Lotus japonicus ecotype B-129 chromosome 1, LjGifu_v1.2 includes:
- the LOC130713677 gene encoding uncharacterized protein LOC130713677, translating into MGLGVTAVGDGGVVSKLVDLECRDAQEAGLGSSSKRQIIKELVAKEQLDMLLIQETKLEEVSLRVGSQNCVRGQGFLGLIGTWGDMPEPSVVVNVYSSCRIEEKRNLWRELADWKRSCGVQLWCIGGDFNAVRSEGEQRGITSEGGSQRREIIEFNNFVEAMELVDLPLAGRKYTWYRANGQAQSRIDRFLISHEWLLQWPNCEQVGLARDISYHCPLLLRSVFQDWGLKPFRVLNCWLEHPGFSGLVEKTLAENQVVGWGAFVLKEKLKRLKLKLKDWNKEVFGDLRTRRNGVVQKINELDQKEEVMGLSIEEIDARRILVSEFWSVLKHQESLLYQKSRSKWLKDGDQNTSEEIKVAVWDCGGDKSPGPDGFNFKFIQKFWVLMKDDFYRVLNEFWSRGVWPKGSNASFIALIPKVSSPLGLNDFRPISLIGCMYKVVSKILALRQKKLKKETLIFKVDYEKAYDSVSWEFLEYMMGRMHFSRKWIQWIMSCLRSASVSVLVNGSPCEEFSMKRGLRQEDPLAPFLFLIVAEGLTSFFAQAVRLGIFMGFAFGGDSEIGVSMLQFSDDTVFIRDATVQNVQTIKCVLRCFELISGLKVNFHKSKLAGVAVDRHSLGQVAAILHCKIMSTPFVYLGIPVGGRLKSLALWDSVIKKMKMRLSSWKQKHISFGGRVCLIQSILSALPLFFLSFFKVPVGVLTICTGIMRRFLWGGVEGDNKIN; encoded by the exons ATGGGGTTGGGGGTTACTGCAGTTGGTGATGGAGGTGTAGTGTCGAAATTAGTGGATTTGGAGTGTAGAGATGCTCAGGAGGCTG GTTTGGGGAGTAGCTCCAAGCGACAGATAATCAAAGAACTAGTGGCGAAAGAACAACTTGATATGTTGCTTATTCAGGAGACTAAGCTTGAGGAGGTTAGTTTACGAGTTGGTTCTCAG AATTGTGTGAGAGGACAGGGTTTTCTTGGCTTGATAGGGACTTGGGGTGATATGCCCGAGCCTTCTGTGGTGGTGAATGTTTACTCTTCTTGCAGGATTGAGGAAAAACGAAACTTATGGCGTGAATTAGCGGACTGGAAGAGGAGTTGTGGTGTTCAGTTGTGGTGTATTGGCGGGGATTTCAATGCAGTAAGATCGGAAGGGGAGCAAAGGGGAATCACATCAGAGGGGGGATCACAGAGGCGAGAAATTATTGAGTTTAATAATTTTGTGGAGGCAATGGAGCTTGTAGATTTGCCATTAGCAGGTCGCAAGTACACATGGTACAGGGCAAATGGACAAGCTCAGAGCAGAATTGATAGATTTCTTATTTCTCATGAGTGGTTGTTGCAGTGGCCTAACTGTGAACAAGTGGGTCTTGCCAGAGATATTTCCTACCACTGCCCGTTGTTATTGAGATCAGTGTTTCAGGATTGGGGTCTGAAACCTTTCAGGGTGTTAAATTGTTGGTTGGAACATCCAGGTTTCTCGGGTCTTGTGGAAAAAACATTGGCAGAGAATCAGGTGGTTGGTTGGGGGGCATTTGTGCTGAAGGAGAAATTGAAACGGTTGAAATTGAAACTAAAGGATTGGAATAAGGAGGTCTTTGGGGATTTGCGGACTAGGCGGAATGGAGTGGTACAGAAAATTAATGAGTtggatcaaaaagaagaagtgaTGGGGCTGTCCATTGAGGAAATAGATGCAAGAAGAATACTGGTTAGTGAATTTTGGTCGGTTCTGAAGCATCAGGAATCCCTTCTATATCAGAAGTCTAGATCTAAGTGGCTAAAGGATGGGGATCAAAACACCAG TGAAGAAATTAAGGTGGCTGTCTGGGATTGTGGTGGGGATAAAAGCCCTGGCCCTGatggttttaattttaaatttattcagaAGTTCTGGGTGTTGATGAAGGATGATTTTTACAGGGTGCTCAATGAATTCTGGAGTAGGGGAGTGTGGCCCAAAGGTAGCAATGCATCATTCATAGCTCTTATCCCTAAGGTGAGTTCCCCGCTTGGCTTAAATGATTTCAGGCCTATCTCTCTGATTGGGTGTATGTATAAGGTGGTCTCAAAGATACTGGCATTAAGGCAGAAGAAG ttgaagaaggaaacACTTATTTTTAAAGTTGACTATGAGAAGGCATATGACTCTGTGAGTTGGGAGTTTTTAGAGTATATGATGGGAAGGATGCACTTTAGCAGGAAGTGGATTCAGTGGATTATGAGTTGTCTCAGGTCAGCTTCTGTATCTGTGCTAGTGAATGGGAGTCCCTGTGAGGAATTCAGTATGAAGAGGGGTCTCCGGCAGGAGGATCCACTTGCCCCATTTTTATTCCTAATAGTAGCTGAGGGTCTTACCAGTTTCTTTGCACAAGCAGTACGTTTGGGCATATTTATGGGGTTTGCGTTTGGGGGAGACTCAGAGATTGGTGTCTCCATGCTACAGTTTTCAGATGATACAGTATTTATTAGAGATGCAACAGTCCAGAATGTGCAGACAATTAAATGCGTATTGCGGTgctttgagcttatttcaggGCTTAAAGTCAATTTTCATAAGAGTAAGCTGGCAGGGGTGGCAGTGGACCGACATAGTTTGGGGCAGGTTGCAGCTATTCTTCACTGCAAAATTATGTCTACTCCTTTTGTGTATCTAGGAATACCTGTAGGAGGCAGACTGAAGAGTCTGGCCTTATGGGACTCAGTTATTAAGAAGATGAAAATGCGTTTGTCCTCTTGGAAGCAGAAACATATTTCATTCGGGGGTCGTGTGTGCCTTATACAGAGTATTTTATCTGCCTTACCATTatttttcctttccttctttAAAGTTCCGGTAGGTGTACTTACAATTTGTACTGGAATTATGAGGAGattcctttggggaggagtagAAGGGGATAATAAAATTAACTAG